The genomic DNA ATATTGATTCCTAGAAGACAGTACCAGTCCTCTCAGCATGCCTGGGACCTTGGCTCTGCACTCAGCAGACCCTCCAATGCTATACTGTCTATTGCGGGTGTGGTATGTGATATAATCAGTGGAATGCATGGGCATAGGCCAACTTGTGGAGCTCTTTTACTGTCATGAGAGTGCCCTCGTTAGGCAGATTGTTGTGTGGACTCTCCTGCTGGAAGGCATGAATACTCTGAGATCCTTTGGCTTGTGGTACTATCTAGGCCTGCAGGCCCAAAAGGCACACCCTTGACTCAAATACATCTACCATGGTGTTAATATATGACTCTAGTTTCTAGGACTGAAGGGATCCAGATGTAGTCAGTTAGTTGCTGACTTGGCACTTGGTCTCCTTGATAAAGTGTGCCACCTTGTGGGCACGGTGTTAGATCTGTAGCTACTGGATTGAGCACTTGTTGATAGCAATGGCTAAATAGTGGCTTAATATCTCATGGTTAACCACCATCTCTGCTTCCAAGGCTGCATCTGTCTTGTGCTCAGAATGCTGGCATTAGGCTAACAGCTGGGTATAGATAATATCAAACTGTCATAAGAATATTAATGTCttcatgagggagggcctaggccctgccctggatgagatgacagactttggggatcccccattgagggcctcaccctccagggggcgTGGACCCGGGAAGGGGTAGGGGggtggtgggggacaggggaggaggggagggagagggagctgggattgacatgagaagcagacttgtttctaatttaaattttaaaaagtggttaaaaaaaaaaaaagaatactagtGTCTTTTCTCTTGGAGTGCTTTCAGGTAGATGCTGCCAGACTTGAAAACTTCATCCCATTGGCCTATATGCACCCATGTGCTTCTCCCCCAGGTTTCTTTCATTACTGATCTTTAAGTATGTTTTAGCCTAGGAAAAAAAAGATGGTTAGGGAAGCAGTGTAAATAATCCTGTATGTAAAATAGTCTAAGTCTCTCTCCAGACCCAGGATTGACAACATTTGAGGCTCTGTTTATATGGGATGGCTTTTATTCTAAGGCAGAATCTCACAGTCCCCCAGGACTCAGACTGGTCAGAGCCCACAATCCTCATGCCTCcatctctgaagtgctgggatccTCAGTGACACCTTCGAGCATGGCCTGACCACTATCTTTCAGAGCCATGCCTACAGTTGGATGTAATGAGATGCTCTCTGGTTTTGATCCATACCTACACACTCCATGGTCCATCTGAAAACAATCCCTCATCTTTCAGCTGTTCAGAACACATTCCCATAGTCATAGACGATGAGACAGAGTGGTGGGTCAACTGTTTGGATGCATCCCTAGCATGTCTGAGTACCTGCTCATGTATGTGCCTTGCTTGTGACCTTTGGCTCTTTTGTGGAGGTGACATTTTCTTTAGGCTTGCTTGAACTAATGTTTTAGTTTCCTGGTTTAGTTTTGTATGTAAGCCTCCCTTCAATTTTCTGACATGCAGTTCTAGACACATGATAACATAGTGTCCTTGGCTTATCCCACATTTATTGGAACCAGGAAAGTACAAGCTGCTTCTCAAAATGTGCATGGTTCTCTGTTTTTGGTGGACTGGCCCTATCCTATCACCTCAATTCTACTTACTGAGTTCTCTTACTGAGTCctcatttgtaaaaagaaattccactgggggctgagagatggctcagcagttaagagcactgactgctcttccagaggtcctgagttcaattcccagcaaccacatggtggctcacaaccaccttgaatgagatctggtgccctctgctggcatgcaggcagaagacataataaataaataaaatctttatttaaaaaaaagaaaagaaattccacTGTACAAGCGGTACCCGTGGTGCCTGTCAAGGTTGGGCTCCCTAGTGGTTTCCACTCCATGTCAGAAAGACACATCCTAATGGATTCACAACACACCGCTCCCCGCCCGCCTCCTGAGAAATGCTGATGTCAGGAAGTTTTAGTGCTGAAATAAAAAACCTAGTGTTGTGTGGTGTTCCAAGGATGTCAATTAGAATTACAGCATGAGGCTGcctcatcactgtgaccaaatacctggcagAAAGCACTTAAGGATTGGAAGACCGATGATAGACCATGGTTTCAGAGTGCCAGTCTATTAATGTGGGGAGTGCATGGCTGAGCATGGCGAGGCCACCAGGAAGCGAGGaagcaaaagaagcaaaagaggaggaagggactgAACAaccccctctcttccttcattcAGGCTTCACCTCCCAGAGCTGTGCTATCAGCTGTGTTCAAGCATTCAATACACGAACCTGTATGGAACAgttcaaaattaaaacattatatttATCAAACACCAGCCAGTTCACTcaagaacttttaaaagaaaaactgaaaatctaGTCAAATCCATAAAAATCTCTTGCTTCTTGCACAAATCTTACGGCTGATTTCTGAGAGGCCACTAAACGTCCATGTAATTTATTACTCTGTAAGATAAACATTAGGTTTTGGTTCTTAGAAGCATTTCTCAGTTGAAAAGCCAAGTGTGGGAATACTCTTAGAAAACAGCTGGCCAGGGATTCCCATGTGACTTGCAGATGAAAGATGGCTGTAGAAATAAGCATCCATAGCAGCAGTTTTCACCACGTGAATCAGTTCAGCAAGTAACTCCAAACCTCTGGGAAAATATCTGGGTTTGAAAAAAGTCATATTGCACAAGGtaatttaaaaacactttaacTCTGCTTAGATTTGAAAGCAAGGAGAACTCGTGCCTTATTGAAATCCACTTGGGGGAAATTGTAGCATACATGGACCAgcgtttttcttttcctgacaaGACATCCATGTAACTGGATGAAAGCCGCTTTCCCAACACTTTCTCAGCCTGAGCACCTGACTTGAGAGAAGTGGAAGCACTGGGAGAGCAAATGGTGTGCTGTCCTGACTTGTGACTCAGCAAGTGATGTGCTGTCCTGGCTTGTTACTTAGCAAGCAGGTGATATGTTGTCCTGGCTTGCTCGTTTCTAAGTTCTGGATTTCCATAAGAGAAAAATCATTCTGCCACTCAGAGGAACAGAATAGACATTTTACTGTGCTTTTCAATGTCTTGTTTGTGCAAGCAAGCCTTTGCTCCTGTCATAGCTGGACAAGCATGAGGAGCAAAGGGAGATAGCAGGTCATTTCAACAGAAAGTGAAATCTGTGTGCCAAGTTCATGTCCAACTGGCAGTTGAGCAATACACAGCAAATAATATGCAAATATCTCACACTAAATGGGtacctttttaagttttttaagttttagaataTTACTTTTATGTATACATCTTGACATGTAAGAAGCAATTACTATTCCTTAAAATCAAATTGCAATCTTTgctaaattaaaaggaaattttttctcttctactttttGCATTAGTTATGGTTAATGAACATTCTTAAAGCCTACCTAGAGTAGATAACAAGTTGAACAAAAGtttcaaattctctctctcctttgtgtgtgtttctctctctgagtgtgtgtgctcatgtatgggTGTATGGGTATATGCACCCATGGATGTGCATGTTGAGGCCAGAGGTTTCacatgtcttcctctatcactttccacaggatttttttttttttgaaacagtgccTCTTGCTGAAACTGAAGCTCACTCTTTTGATGAATCTGACTGGCCAAAGAGCTCCTGGGCCTCACCTGTCTCCCGTACTCAAAGCTGGTACTACAGGCACCCAGGGCAAGGctcaagttttatttgtttatttgttttattagtcTTCTAGCTTGTCAGCAAGCAGTCTTACCCACTGAGATGTCTCCATAGCCTCACAAATACACAGTGTAATGTCACTTTCTATTTAAAAGATCATTCACTGTATTACACAGCTGTGTGAATGAACTTAATGCCGAGCAACAATTTAAGAACAACGACAATGGTGACATTTACATTATGTATATTTTGCCACAGTTTAAAAAGCATTGACAATTATTGGGTCATATATTGTTCACTGTGCTATCTcctgcattcacacatgcatgtgtgtgcatgtaactTATGAAGAGGCCCTGGAAATGGCAAAATTATTCAGCACATTCTCCCATGGTCAAAATATAGGGTTGTTCTAGAAGATTGAAAATGGAGCTTCTTCAGGAAAGAGGCAGTGTTTTGACAAAGGCAGACAATGGCAAAGGCAGTAAATCTGGCCTGATGGGTCAGAGGGATGATGCGTGCAAATACTGATTAGAAGTCATATAGTAGGCTTCAGTAAAAGGCTCTAGACATACTGCTCAGTACTGCTCAGAGAAAGTGCAGAgctatggggtgggggtgggggctgggaatggGACTACCAGACAGCTATTTTACTAAGTTCCCAATATCATCAAATGCAGCTCAGATGGAAGGCGTTAAGTCTGCAAGTATTCATTTAGTCTGGGGTGACAAGCATGCTCAGAATGTGAGGTGTTGCCTGTTGTGACGTTTGTTTGGGCATTTGAATTCTTATATTGAGTGATTTGGGATGGGAATAAAACAAGTGACTGTGTCAAAAGGCTTGTACTCTGAAGCTGAAGACAATACAAAGCTACTTCCCAAGGGATCAACAGAAGCCCATCATGTTTGGTAAGAGACAACAAGCCTAGGATATGGGAGGGATGGTGCTGATGAGAACAGCAGAGTGTGCTTAATGGTCTGGGCTCTAGTCTTGAAAACCAAGAGTCTGACGCTACTGGGAGGACAAATAGGGGTATTGGAAAGGTCTACAGTttgggagaaagaagggagagagggggctcagtggttaagagcattgactactTTTCCAGAgcccctaggttcaattcccagcatccatatggtacctcacaactgtctgtaactccaattctaggggacctgacaccctcacacagacatacatgcaggcaaaacaccaatgcacataaaataaaaataaattattaaaaaaagaagggagagggaaaagaatgGACTCGTGAGAAATTGAGGTTTTAGTTTCCCCCTTCACAAGCTAGGGaagtttcttctctcttctggCTGTCAGTTCCTTACTTATATATAAAATGGTCAGCTGCCAGGTGTTCCTGAAGGTCTTGTACAAGTTAAATGGTTTTGTCATATTGAGTTGGAGACAACAGTGGGACATCAAATGCAGATACAAACATTGAACTTAATGTTAGATGACAATGTCAAAATGAAAGATACAAATAACTCTAGCCTCCCATGatgtacctacatacatacatacatacatacatacacatacatacataatatccagctgcatttaaaatacatttgccaaattctttttatatgtGGGGCTAGTATGTACTTCAAGAAGTTTATAGTTCAGGGTAAATGACATACTTGAATTCCTAATGTTTCTATCAAAGATCTTTCAAAATTTTATTCACAATAACTCTTTGCTATGGGGATCAACCTTTGCCTTCGAAATTTCACAGCAAAGGTGGTATTGTCAAGAGATGTTCCAGGCAATTTGGATATAAGATAAGTCAGTCAAATTTAATAGCTAGAGTTCACTTCCTTTATTATGTTTTCGTGATGTGGGGAAACCGATATCAGAGTCTTAATAAGAGGGTCAAGAAGACGGAAGGTGAGGTGCGTCTATAGGCTGGTACCCAGTCTGTCGGTGTTCCAAACGTGTTACCTGGGACTAAATATTAAAagatggttctctctctctctctctctctctctctctctctctctctctctctctctctctctctctctctctctccctccccccctctctctctgtctgtctctctctctccctccctccttccctttctccttattTTAATAATAACATGACAAAAAACAATATAGCATACAGAGTTACATAGTTTTGGGGGAGGGGCAAGAAACTGCAAAGGACACACAGTTGGCGGTCCCAGGTTCTACCTGAGAGGCGGCCACCCCAGATCTGTGGAGCTGAGTCAGGTCGGGACCTTCTCGCAGCCAAGCCAGCACGTCTGGGGGTCAGAAAGCCTCACCAGCTATTAGGACGGAAGGATCCAGACTCCCGCTGTCTCCAAGGGCAACGCGCTACCACACTTCCGGAAACGTCGCGTACGGAGGGCACTGCTATTTTGCGTCACTTCCGCTACCCCGGCCTGTGCGGTTCTGGGCAGGATTACGCTGGACGGGATTGTTTCTCTTCCGGTGCTCTACCCCGTGTTAGGGAAAGCATCAGGGCCGCTGCGTCGGCCAGTGACAGGCTCTTCCCGCCGGCCAGCCCTCCGCGTTTCTGGTCGGGTAAGCCTGTGCCGGTACGGTGGCCGAGGAGGTCTGAGCGCGCCGGAAGTGTTGGCGGGCGCTCGCGGCTCGCTGGGCTAGAGACGCACGTGGCGCGGTGAGTGCGGCGCGGGCCGAGGGTGTGGGGAGGCGGCGGCCGGGATGTGGCGGCGGCGGCGCTGGGCCGCGGACAGCCGGGTCTCGGCGCCCCTCGCTGGCTGTGTGGCGAGCGGCAGGGCAGCGGCAGTGCTGCCCTCCCTTCGGTGGCCTGGGTGAGCCCCAGGGGACGGATGGATGCTCCGAGGCCGCAGTGACCAGGAGCGGGCCTTCTTTTTCACCAGGCCGCACACAACATGTCTTTCCGAGGCGGAGGCCGCGGAGGCTTCAGtcgcggcggcggcggcggcggcggcttCAACCGTGGCGGCGGCAGCAATAACCACTTCCGAGGGggaggcggcggcggcggcggcaatTTCAGGGGCGGCGGCCGAGGAGGATTTGGACGAGGGGGCGGACGTGGAGGTTTTAATAAATTCCAAGATCAAGGGCCTCCGGAACGTGTCGTCTGTAAGTGGCCTTCAGAGCTTAGTCTCCTTTGCAGTGGGAGTGGAGTCTGTAGGAAATGATCAAAAAACAGACTGATTCAAGTTTATAGGCTGGGGAAAAGGAAGACTAGTCAGGGAAATATAATGTTTAATGAAATTGTAAAAAGTCATAGCAGGGTAACTGGCGCCAGGCACTGTTCTAATTACTTGGTCTGTCTGGTTACGCATGTATTAGGTATGGCTGCAGTTACATGTGACTAGCTTCATGTACAGGGTATAGAGAGAAGGGAGGTCTCTTCTAGGTTCCACAGTAATGGCGTGCTAACGTAGTACCACAGTGTTGATAACTAAGCTCTACCTTGGAAATCAGATAGTGGGAACGACCAAGTGGTCAAGAATGCTTCCAGCACAGTTGATCAGTATCTTAATGATTCCATGTCTATTTTCTTGTGCTGTTTCAGTATTAGGAGAGTTCATGCATCCCTGTGAAGATGACATcgtttgtaaatgtaccacagagGAGAATAAGGTGCCTTACTTCAACGCTCCtgtttatttagaaaacaaagaacagatcGGGAAAGTAGATGAGATATTTGGACAACTGAGAGATTTTGTATCCTTTCTAATGGGATGAGCCAGTGATCTCATTGAAGAAttattttccctcccctccccagccatTTAAATATCAGGTGAAGCAAACTTACTGCTTCATTTAGTAGATAGCAATGCTCCAGACAGGCCATAAAGAGAATCTGTAGGAGAGAATGCATTCATGCACATTTAGAAGTGATGAACCAAGGGGAGATCACTGTCCTTTTGGAAAGTTCTGGGAATGGTGGCCATTTGTATACATGCCACAGGATTGTATTGGCTCTGCTGTTGCTTTACTGGAATATCCTGGTAGACTTGGGGGATACAGATTgtgtttttctaaagaaaatataatctcCTCTTGGAAATTTCTTACTTTTATAGCCaggcattctttttaaaatgcttaaacTCAAAAGTTTAATACCTTTTTACATCTTTCTCACTTGTTCCTTAATGTAATTAATAGTATTTTTCAGTTAAGTTGTCAGAAAACATGAAGGCATCTTCCTTTAAAAAGCTTCAAAAGGTGAGTCAAAATTACAATTAAAGTTCTTAGACTCAGAAGAGAATGTTGTGTCTTACAGATAGTCTTACTTGAGGCCCTTACTGCCCCTCCACTGTGTTGTAGCAAAGTTCTGAAGCTGACGTGTAGTTCACAGACAAGCATTGAGTTTCCTTTCTCCAGGTGTCTCAGTGCTGTAGCCCCAGGTGAACTGGAACTCACTTGTTGAGACTTGGTTGTCTTTTAACTTGCctgtttcctgggtgctgggattacaggtatgtgctgtCACACTCAGTCTAAGCATAAGAGTCTTGAAAAGTAATGTTTTTGGCAAGAGTTGGTGATGTAAGCcaatagtcccagcacttggaggcagagaggcaggaggatagctgcTTTGAGTCTAACTTATGCCACAAattgaattccaggccatcctgagATAAATACTAataaatctgtctcaaaaacagataaTTCACAGCTGTAGATAAGACACTAAAGGATTTCACAGGTATTGTGTTAACATGGTATAATCTGTTTAAAACAGTAAAAGGTTGACCTGAAACTAGAGTGGGACCAAATTTCATCCTAGCCTTCTTTGAAGTGCTGCTTTTGAAACTGAAAGCTAAAAGTTAACCAGGAAAGAGTCTTACATCACAGATACCTGAGGATAGCTCTTAAGGTGACATCCTTTTGGGTCCCCTTACAAATttgactctttttgtttttcgagacagggtttctctgtgtagctttggagcctatcctggcactctctctggagaccaggttggcctggaactcacagagatccgcctgcctctgcctcccaagtgctgggattaaaggcgtgtaccatca from Cricetulus griseus strain 17A/GY chromosome 1 unlocalized genomic scaffold, alternate assembly CriGri-PICRH-1.0 chr1_0, whole genome shotgun sequence includes the following:
- the LOC103159924 gene encoding H/ACA ribonucleoprotein complex subunit 1 isoform X3, whose translation is MSFRGGGRGGFSRGGGGGGGFNRGGGSNNHFRGGGGGGGGNFRGGGRGGFGRGGGRGGFNKFQDQGPPERVVLLGEFMHPCEDDIVCKCTTEENKVPYFNAPVYLENKEQIGKVDEIFGQLRDFYFSVKLSENMKASSFKKLQKFYIDPFKLLPLQRFLPRPPGEKGPPRGGGGGGRGGRGGGRGGGGRGGGRGGGFRGGRGGGGGFRGGRGGGGFRGRGH